ATGTGTGCCATGCTGTGGACACCAGCAGACACCGTTTGTTGGTCATTTTCCCACCTAATGATGGAATATTGTAGTTAGTTGTGTTTGTGAACAGCATTTGTGTCTTTTAGTGGTGTTCATGCCCCCCAACCCCTACTCCATCCCACCCACAGATACCCCAGTAGTAAATCTGAGAGTATGTTTAGGACACACAGTGAGAGTGTTGCTTTCGACACAAAGGTAAGGAGGGTTTGGACTataccatctctctcctcccttccctgTCTACTCCCTTTGGTTTGTTAATGAGACAATAATGGCCCTCATAAACAATGGGTAGCCTATATGTGTTGGGTGGCTGACTATTTTGTTGTTCAGCAGCACATCACATGCATTTATTCATTATGCTCATATTTGACGGTGGTGTGAATGAGTACAATCTCCCATTTCATAGCAAAATTGCTGAAAATGGCATCAGAAAAAATACTAACTTTTTGTCTGTAATTTAGTCCTGGATAGTCTTATCTACTCATAAATAATTGCTTGTGACTTACAATctattattatacggctcttcacaatgctagtagagcgcttcattgacttgaatgggatttcccaatgTTCTActgtaaaataaattcatgttcaattcaattcattcaattaccgctgcaaacatataattaccgctgtcaatggcaacgggttttgtgcttctgatttaaGTCTTGCATATCACTTCacaagtagtccggtcacttcttgcaatggaacttcattcaaaagtgaaagcagaccgTTAATCAGCTGTGtcctaaagaatgtttgattcaagttcagcatgtgTTGCAAACAATTTGTTTGTCAGCAAAAGTAAAGAAAAGaattaaagagacatatcatgtggagtttattttttcgttttggcaagtagtcgtataataagcgggataatgtatggaacgccggtcattatcggtaaaataagtcccttcagggcagttcgccctgtcgggacttattttcccgataattcctgtacattatcccttacatattagtTTATCCATGACATTACAGTTCCATGGATGCAAGTACTACTCTGCTTATTAATAAACTTCATGATGTGCCATGCCCTAGAAGGATTCCATAAGCATAgggcaaatatttttttttaaaaggaagCCTGGAAATATGTAATGATGTTTTTCTCTTCACAGATGGGCcctatggtatttcaaaaatgaCAAGAGCAAAAGTTGGACAGAAAATCTGCGTCTGATTGCCAAGTTTGACACAGTAGAGGACTTTTGGGCGTAAGTGTCTTTAAATAGTCTTTAACTATCTCTCCAAGCTGGAGTTACTAGTGGTATTAGATCTGGCTTTAATCCTCTGACATTAAATGTCAATAATCAAGGTTCTTTGAGAATATTGATCTGATATTTCAATTATTTTATCCTGTTGaatatgattgtatgtcaaattTGTTCCCAGATTATACAACCATATACAGCAACCAAGCAAACTCGGGTTTGGCTGTGACTATTGCTTATTTAAGGTAATACTAATGTATTTTCTATTCTATAATGTATCAGTTTATCCTATTGCTGTTATATGGACCCAGACACCACACAAAGTATATAGATGAATAATGGCATCTGATTTGGAATATTCAGGACTCTTCCATCTCTGAAGGCTATGTGGATGTATTTCTGTCTAACCATATGGCATACAGCACTTGGCATCTGGTTGTAGATGTTTAGGTCTAAATAGTAGAGATGGAGTTTAAAGGCAGACTTTTTGTGGCATGCTGTCAATTAACTGAGTGTGATTGACACATTTTCCCCATGTAGGATGGCATCAAGCCCATGTGGGAGGATGACCGGAATAAACTTGGGGGCAGGTGGCTGATGACTCTAAGCAAACAGCAGAGACATAACGACCTTGACCGTTACTGGATGGAGACGGTAAACCGCGCCCTGTTCCTATGTGTCTTGGGAGAATCATTCAGATGTTCTCTATACGGATGCAGCCACCAGACCCCTAACCTGCCTTTTTGATTGGCTTTCAGCTTTTGTGTTTAATTGGAGAGTCTTTTGATGAGGCCAGTGAAGACGTGTGTGGAGCTGTGGTCAATGTCAGGCCGAAAGGAGATAAAATAGCCATCTGGACTGGCAACTGCCAAAACAGGGAAGCCATTATGACGATAGGGTAAGTGACTGACTTCCCTCTTTTAAGACATTTCATGTGGATCAGTGAAATTTATGTGTGACTTGCTATCAAGCAAATGTGGAAATAGTTTGAATTTTCCTTTGGCATTATTGAAGTTTATAtccatctatttatctatctatcaaagaTTGTTTCACTTTAACAATTGCAGTTATCAGTTTGGGTTGTATTCCAAGTAATAGCATGTTGATTGTCCCATGTAGAGAGCCTGTAGTTCAGGGCAATTTAAATGGGGCCACAACAGGCCTGCAAACCAGGTTTCTAGTGGTTCTAGTGGGAAATTAGTTGGTAATCAGCCTCTTACCTACATTTTGCAGCCTAAAGTTCATGGAGGCTTCCACAGATCATATGTTGACCAGTCTATGTCACTGCCtactaggggtgtaaaggtacACATATTCATATCGAACTGTAGGTACAGATGTGTACGAAAATGTGTGATATACAGTCTTGAATAGTAATCAACAGTTGGCTTTTTTGCTTGCggaccatgtttcaaattcccttagaacccgattggcACAAAGTGCATCAacacacccattcttctctgttacattgctctggAACTTTTCATCGCAGCGATATG
This genomic stretch from Alosa sapidissima isolate fAloSap1 chromosome 16, fAloSap1.pri, whole genome shotgun sequence harbors:
- the eif4e1c gene encoding eukaryotic translation initiation factor 4E family member 1c, yielding MATSEPRGNETEDGPNETPTPAVASSEQYIKHPLQNRWALWYFKNDKSKSWTENLRLIAKFDTVEDFWALYNHIQQPSKLGFGCDYCLFKDGIKPMWEDDRNKLGGRWLMTLSKQQRHNDLDRYWMETLLCLIGESFDEASEDVCGAVVNVRPKGDKIAIWTGNCQNREAIMTIGQQYKERLNIPGKLLIGYQSHDDTSSKSGSTTKNMYSV